From a single Metopolophium dirhodum isolate CAU chromosome 6, ASM1992520v1, whole genome shotgun sequence genomic region:
- the LOC132947872 gene encoding U6 small nuclear RNA (adenine-(43)-N(6))-methyltransferase, with protein MPNNQLMHPRNIYRKPPAFKELAVMYPEFNKYASVGLNGKIVFDFKNQDGLRLLTTILLKKDFDLDVDLPVGRLVPTVPLRLNYLLWIEDLFNLNYDNTKKIKGIDIGTGSSCIYPLLAAKQFQWSMVGTDINKEAIKNAIKNVEKNNLQHLIQVLEVSEWERLLPVAVDEHYDFCMCNPPFHSFSKINSSDDEADSAVGITSEMYTMGGEVDFIKKMINESEILQNSISIYTTMVGYKASLDPLKNELKAIGACTIAEAGFYQGRNARWGLAWTFQPDIKLKDFLPNKEFQKEKLKLRPPVSFQIPESYDSTTALTKLSELLDSLKLSISKLQSKIDESVLYQADIQAYENTWTHQRRKRRMEKRLADCKRQKTNDSCSLIASDDERVDQNLETTVNAKPLFAATLVLRKSDNTILIDMLHLDGNRDNSYQVFQFFKNRFI; from the exons ATGCCGAACAACCAGTTAATGCACCCGAGGAATATTTACCGGAAACCGCCTGCGTTCAAGGAGCTGGCGGTAATGTACCCGGAATTCAACAAATACGCGTCGGTT GGTTTGAACGGCAAAATCGTTTTCGACTTCAAAAATCAGGACGGCCTGAGACTGTTGACCACCATACTGCTGAAGAAAGACTTCGACCTAGACGTGGATTTGCCCGTCGGCCGACTGGTGCCCACCGTCCCGTTGCGACTCAACTACTTGCTGTGGATCGAAGACCTGTTCAACTTGAACTACGACAACACGAAGAAGATCAAAGGAATCGACATAG gcaCAGGTTCATCATGTATTTATCCATTATTAGCAGCTAAACAATTTCAGTGGTCCATGGTCGGTACTGATATCAATAAAGAAGCTATTAAAAATgctattaaaaatgtagaaaaaaataatttacaacatttaattcaag taCTGGAGGTATCGGAATGGGAAAGATTATTGCCAGTAGCTGTAGATGAACATTATGACTTCTGTATGTGTAACCCACCTTTTcatagtttttcaaaaataaattcatcagATGATGAAGCAGATAGTGCGGTTGGGATTACTTCTGAAATGTATACAATGGGTGGAGaagttgattttataaaaaaaatgatcaatgAAAGTGAAATATTACAGAATTCGAtaag tatttatacaaCAATGGTTGGTTATAAAGCATCATTAGACCCTCTAAAAAATGAACTGAAAGCTATTGGAGCATGTACAATTGCAGAAGCTGGTTTCTATCAAGGTCGGAATGCTCGTTGGGGGCTTGCTTGGACATTTCAGCCGGATATAAAATTAAAGGATTTTTTGCCTAATAAGGAGTTTCAAAAGGAGAAGTTGAAACTTAGACCTCCGGTATCTTTCCAAATTCCAGAATCGTATGACTCTACAACTGCGCTAACCAAACTATCAGAACTTCTAGATAGTCTTAAg cTGTCAATCTCAAAATTACAATCAAAAATTGATGAAAGTGTCTTATACCAAGCTGACATTCAAGCATATGAAAATACATGGACACATCAAAGAAGAAAAAGGCGAATGGAAAAAAGATTAGCTGATTGCAAACGTCAAAAAACAAATGATAGTTGTTCACTCATTGCATCTGATGATGAAAGGGTCGATCAGAATTTAGAGACCACAGTGAATGCCAAACCATTATTTGCGGCTACACTAGTTTTAAGAAAGTcagacaatacaattttgatagACATGTTGCACTTGGACGGCAATAGAGACAATTCATACCAAGTTTTTCAGTTCTTTAAGAatagatttatataa
- the LOC132947873 gene encoding transcription initiation factor TFIID subunit 9-like, which produces MASSQGKHMPKDTQIIVSIMKDLGIVEYDQQVLNHLLEFNYRYTTLLLDDAKTFSNFAKKKNVDADDVKIAIQLAQDGIFCRPPPRDVLMTSSRELNKIPLPPVRPASGLRIPHDRSNFLQTNYRLRNDLYSGGNMRKDTKTTAAEMLEASRKLEIEDNPFQQSSQMMNSSMEFDLQEMIENRQSSQESIGENDKDELMEAQEYQNRSYSDIALDDAVEKQLSDM; this is translated from the exons ATGGCGTCTTCACAAGGAAAACATATGCCCAAAGACACTCAAATCATTGTGTCGATTATGAAAGATTTGGGTATTGTTGAATACGATCAACAAGTCTTAAATCATCTCTTGGAGTTTAACTACA GATACACAACGCTACTGTTGGACGATGCCAAGACATTTTCAAACTTTGCGAAAAAGAAGAATGTTGATGCCGACGATGTGAAAATTGCAATACAATTGGCGCAAGACGGAATATTCTGTCGACCTCCTCCCCGCGAT gtgtTAATGACATCAAGTCGTGAATTAAACAAAATACCATTACCTCCAGTAAGGCCTGCCAGTGGACTGCGAATTCCTCACGATCGTTCAAATTTCTTACAAACAAACTACAGGCTTAGGAATGATTTG TATTCTGGAGGAAATATGCGTAAAGACACTAAAACAACAGCTGCAGAAATGTTGGAGGCGTCTAGAAAATTAGAAATCGAAGATAATCCCTTCCAgcaat CTAGTCAAATGATGAACAGTTCAATGGAGTTTGATTTGCAAGAAATGATTGAAAATCGTCAAAGCAGTCAAGAAAGTATTGGAGAAAATGATAAAGATGAACTTATGGAGGCTCAGGAATATCAAAACCGTTCATACTCTGATATTGCGCTCGATGATGCTGTCGAAAAACAACTTAGTGATATGTAA